One window of the Nicotiana tabacum cultivar K326 chromosome 4, ASM71507v2, whole genome shotgun sequence genome contains the following:
- the LOC142180084 gene encoding DNA polymerase-like: MSDEPVEVVAMGKKSRRPDHIPALKAIKKIKRSPFIVADIEAALHDDVHVPCAVGFLVVKPGEDLASKSEYYIETYFSEDNDFSISDFKKRSERMMLDFIERLAAVVSDEKEIRTVYFHNFSRYDGIIVTRAFTSQIGKYSFQTVMRKHKMYELKVYRGNEKNKLLFRIRDSYLLLPAALNNLAQDLCPKLGSKGTIPYEKLRLEYLPEIGQQLLAYLKQDIRLLGGVMLKAQEIYWNLYKIDIVDTITLSSLALSIFRMHYYDPKSWPIHIPTRNQERFIRRGYYGGHADVYKPYG, from the coding sequence ATGAGTGATGAACCTGTAGAAGTGGTAGCTATGGGTAAGAAGAGTCGTCGTCCCGATCATATACCCGCACTGAAagcaattaagaaaataaaaaggagcCCATTCATTGTTGCCGATATAGAGGCTGCTCTCCACGACGATGTTCATGTTCCTTGCGCAGTGGGGTTCTTAGTGGTTAAGCCAGGTGAAGATCTTGCTTCCAAGTCTGAATATTATATTGAAACATATTTCAGTGAAGATAACGATTTCTCAATATCAGATTTCAAAAAACGAAGTGAACGTATGATGCTCGACTTTATAGAACGTTTAGCGGCTGTGGTATCAGATGAAAAAGAAATTCGAACGGTCTATTTCCATAACTTTTCACGATACGATGGCATTATAGTAACGAGAGCTTTTACTTCTCAGATCGGCAAGTACTCCTTCCAAACGGTGATGAGGAAGCATAAAATGTACGAGTTAAAAGTCTATCgtggaaatgaaaaaaataaattattgttcCGTATAAGGGATTCCTACCTTCTCCTTCCCGCTGCGCTAAATAACTTGGCCCAGGATTTATGCCCGAAATTAGGTTCTAAAGGCACCATTCCCTATGAGAAATTACGACTTGAGTATCTTCCGGAGATAGGTCAACAATTGTTGGCTTATCTGAAACAAGATATTCGTCTCTTAGGTGGCGTTATGCTGAAGGCACAAGAGATTTATTGGAATCTGTACAAAATAGACATCGTTGATACAATAACGTTGTCATCGCTAGCTCTATCAATCTTTCGTATGCACTATTACGACCCAAAGAGTTGGCCCATCCATATACCAACTCGAAACCAAGAACGCTTCATTCGGCGTGGTTATTATGGAGGACATGCCGATGTCTATAAGCCCTATGGTTAA